The following proteins come from a genomic window of Frondihabitans peucedani:
- a CDS encoding ATP-dependent helicase yields the protein MEAADLIAGLDEQQRRAAQTLLGPVCLLAGAGTGKTRAITHRIAYGVATGVYAPNRVMALTFTSRAAAELRSRLRALGAGGVSAKTFHAAALSQLSYFWPQTMGGTMPRLLDGKAKVVAHAAENLRLRLDTPSLRDLSAEIEWRKVSRLTLEEYAAALPSRSLPQSITPEQAIDLHRAYEDIKDSRRQLDFEDVLLATAGMLELEPRVAQQVREQYRFFVVDEYQDVSPLQQDLLDLWLGDRNDVCVVGDASQTIYSFAGASADFLLGFGSRYDDATVLRLEQNYRSARPIVETANELMRGRPGALHLHPVEQVPGPQPKVTDHVSDSAEARAVAESVAAEIRQGAKPEDIAVLVRVNVQVAALERALDDLGISTRLHGAARFFELREVKQALMMLKGAAVSIVGEPLFKTVSDVLRSLGWTQEAPEQRGAVRDRWESLNALMGLAEQAPPETTLRDFVAELFARQAGQHEPTMSAVTIATLHSAKGLEWESVYIVGLSEGLLPISYAQTFEAVDEERRLLYVGITRARRRLHLSWSHQGQGRGQSDRRPSRFVEELRIRSRDAVGSSTA from the coding sequence GTGGAGGCCGCCGATCTGATCGCTGGCCTCGACGAGCAGCAGCGACGGGCCGCCCAGACCCTCCTGGGCCCGGTCTGCCTCCTCGCCGGTGCCGGCACGGGCAAGACCCGCGCCATCACGCACCGCATCGCCTACGGTGTGGCGACCGGCGTCTACGCGCCGAACCGCGTCATGGCGCTCACGTTCACGTCGCGGGCCGCCGCGGAGCTCCGCAGCAGGCTCCGAGCGCTCGGTGCCGGGGGAGTGTCGGCGAAGACGTTCCACGCGGCAGCGCTCTCGCAGCTGTCGTACTTCTGGCCCCAGACGATGGGCGGAACGATGCCCCGGCTGCTCGACGGCAAGGCGAAGGTCGTGGCGCACGCCGCCGAGAACCTCCGGCTGCGGCTCGACACCCCGAGCCTCCGCGACCTGTCGGCCGAGATCGAGTGGCGGAAGGTGTCGAGGCTCACCCTCGAGGAGTACGCCGCTGCGCTCCCGAGCCGGTCGCTCCCGCAGAGCATCACGCCCGAGCAGGCGATCGACCTGCACCGGGCCTACGAGGACATCAAGGACTCGCGGCGTCAGCTCGACTTCGAGGACGTCCTGCTGGCGACGGCGGGCATGCTCGAGCTCGAGCCGCGCGTCGCACAGCAGGTGCGCGAGCAGTACCGCTTCTTCGTCGTCGACGAGTACCAGGACGTCTCGCCCCTCCAGCAGGATCTCCTCGACCTCTGGCTCGGCGACCGGAACGACGTGTGCGTGGTCGGCGATGCGAGCCAGACAATCTACTCGTTCGCGGGGGCGTCGGCAGACTTCCTCCTCGGGTTCGGCTCCCGCTACGACGACGCCACCGTGCTGCGTCTCGAGCAGAACTACCGGTCGGCCCGTCCGATCGTCGAGACGGCGAACGAGCTCATGAGGGGCCGCCCCGGTGCGCTCCACCTCCACCCGGTCGAGCAGGTGCCGGGGCCGCAGCCGAAGGTGACCGACCACGTCTCGGACTCCGCGGAGGCGCGGGCGGTCGCCGAGAGCGTCGCGGCGGAGATCCGGCAGGGAGCGAAGCCGGAGGACATCGCCGTCCTGGTGCGCGTCAACGTGCAGGTCGCGGCGCTCGAGCGCGCGCTCGACGACCTCGGGATCAGCACGCGCCTGCACGGAGCAGCCAGGTTCTTCGAGCTGCGCGAGGTCAAGCAGGCGCTCATGATGCTGAAGGGCGCGGCCGTCAGCATCGTCGGCGAGCCCCTCTTCAAGACCGTCAGCGACGTGCTCCGCTCGCTCGGCTGGACGCAGGAGGCCCCCGAGCAGCGCGGCGCGGTGCGCGACCGGTGGGAGTCGCTGAACGCGCTGATGGGCCTGGCCGAGCAGGCGCCGCCCGAGACGACGCTCCGCGACTTCGTGGCCGAGCTGTTCGCGCGCCAGGCCGGGCAGCACGAGCCCACCATGTCGGCGGTCACAATCGCCACCCTCCACTCCGCCAAGGGCCTCGAGTGGGAGAGCGTCTATATCGTCGGCCTCAGCGAGGGACTGCTGCCGATCAGCTACGCGCAGACCTTCGAGGCCGTCGACGAGGAGCGCCGCCTCCTCTACGTCGGGATCACGCGGGCACGGCGACGGCTGCATCTGTCGTGGAGCCACCAGGGCCAGGGTCGGGGGCAGTCGGATCGCCGACCGAGCCGGTTCGTGGAAGAACTGCGCATCCGCAGTCGGGATGCGGTCGGGTCGTCGACCGCATGA
- the nudC gene encoding NAD(+) diphosphatase, translating to MPARPSENRASFSAKLPLSRHQVDRDYLAREREDLFPALLGDESTRILPVSKGRALFRTDTSLQLLPPSAIPPQAELVYLGLSLADDADEPVGTPILAALLTDEQASEVATDEQWGNLRMFATGLSDRDAGLATEALAIANWHASHRFSPRTGRPLRSVKGGWVRVDTDDGHEIFPRTDPAIIVGVTDADDRLLLGSNALWEKNRYSLLAGFVEPGESLEQAVEREIFEESGVRVTDAEYLGSQPWPFPASLMVGFRARVDDVDPGTLEPDGAEIIDLRWFTREELAAEAGDTVILPGRSSIARAIIEDWYGSEIAD from the coding sequence ATGCCTGCTCGTCCCTCCGAAAACCGGGCCTCCTTCTCCGCCAAGCTGCCGCTCTCGCGTCATCAGGTCGACCGCGACTACCTGGCACGAGAGCGTGAAGACCTCTTCCCGGCCCTCCTCGGAGACGAGAGCACCCGCATCCTGCCGGTGTCGAAGGGGCGCGCGCTGTTTCGCACCGACACGAGCCTCCAGCTGCTGCCGCCGTCGGCGATCCCGCCGCAGGCCGAGCTGGTGTACCTCGGCCTGTCGCTCGCCGACGACGCCGACGAGCCGGTGGGCACGCCCATCCTGGCCGCCCTCCTCACCGACGAGCAGGCGTCCGAGGTCGCGACGGACGAGCAGTGGGGCAACCTCCGCATGTTCGCCACCGGCCTGAGCGACCGCGACGCCGGCCTTGCCACCGAGGCGCTCGCCATCGCCAACTGGCACGCCTCCCACCGCTTCTCTCCCCGCACCGGCCGGCCGCTCCGCTCCGTCAAGGGCGGCTGGGTCCGCGTCGACACCGACGACGGCCACGAGATCTTCCCGCGGACCGACCCGGCGATCATCGTCGGCGTCACGGACGCCGACGACCGCCTCCTGCTCGGCTCGAACGCGCTCTGGGAGAAGAACCGCTACTCGCTCCTGGCGGGCTTCGTCGAGCCGGGCGAGTCGCTCGAGCAGGCCGTCGAGCGCGAGATCTTCGAGGAGTCGGGCGTCCGGGTCACCGACGCGGAGTACCTCGGCTCGCAGCCGTGGCCGTTCCCGGCGTCGCTCATGGTCGGCTTCCGCGCCCGCGTCGACGACGTCGACCCCGGCACCCTGGAGCCCGACGGCGCCGAGATCATCGACCTCCGCTGGTTCACCCGCGAGGAGCTGGCCGCGGAGGCCGGCGACACCGTGATCCTGCCCGGCCGTTCGTCGATCGCCAGGGCGATCATCGAGGACTGGTACGGCTCCGAGATCGCCGACTGA
- a CDS encoding phosphotransferase — MARTHLTLAALATAAVADLDVRQVGPHGRLGAGDFDSARLAGPQGERWIIRVPRTQRAEAQQSADLVAIRALSAGVRSRLSFTVPSYRGQAPIAETRAIVYDYVEGSPLRATDVLAGTGLPSAVGAAVAAIHSLPTSFVTDAGLTSHTPFEAMRSSASVVDRAAATGLLPAALLERWETAIQDSLLWQFQPTVVNGSLEAESLLVTGDEISGVIGWHDLQIADPARDLAWVLGAPTPDSIDAVFEAYNVARGTSDRQLRHRATLYHELDLAKYLLHGTHTKNTEVVDDAVAMMSRLVDAVQLHDERPLVVGTTEALDLDGVEDLLASTERHRP, encoded by the coding sequence ATGGCCAGAACCCACCTAACTCTAGCCGCGCTGGCGACGGCCGCCGTCGCCGACCTCGACGTCCGACAGGTCGGCCCGCACGGCCGGCTCGGTGCCGGCGACTTCGACTCCGCGCGGCTCGCCGGCCCTCAGGGCGAGCGGTGGATCATCCGCGTCCCGCGCACCCAGCGGGCCGAGGCGCAGCAGTCGGCCGACCTCGTGGCGATCCGCGCGCTCAGCGCCGGCGTCCGCAGCAGGCTCTCGTTCACGGTGCCGTCCTACCGCGGTCAGGCCCCCATCGCCGAGACCCGGGCGATCGTGTACGACTACGTCGAGGGCTCGCCCCTCCGCGCGACCGACGTGCTCGCCGGCACCGGACTCCCCTCCGCCGTGGGTGCGGCCGTCGCTGCGATCCACTCGCTGCCGACGAGCTTCGTCACCGACGCCGGGCTCACGAGCCACACGCCCTTCGAGGCCATGCGCTCCTCGGCGAGCGTCGTCGACCGCGCCGCCGCGACCGGCCTTCTCCCGGCCGCGCTCCTCGAGCGCTGGGAGACCGCCATCCAGGACAGCCTGCTCTGGCAGTTCCAGCCGACCGTCGTCAATGGCTCCCTCGAGGCCGAGTCGCTGCTCGTGACCGGCGACGAGATCAGCGGTGTGATCGGGTGGCACGACCTGCAGATCGCTGATCCTGCGCGGGATCTCGCCTGGGTGCTCGGAGCCCCGACGCCCGACAGCATCGACGCCGTGTTCGAGGCGTACAACGTGGCGCGCGGCACGAGCGACCGGCAGCTGCGGCACCGCGCGACGCTCTACCACGAGCTCGATCTGGCGAAGTACCTCCTGCACGGCACGCACACGAAGAACACCGAGGTCGTCGACGACGCGGTCGCCATGATGTCGAGGCTCGTCGACGCCGTCCAGCTGCACGACGAGCGGCCGCTCGTGGTCGGCACCACCGAGGCGCTCGACCTCGACGGCGTCGAGGACCTCCTCGCGTCGACGGAGCGGCACCGGCCCTAG
- a CDS encoding ATP-dependent DNA helicase gives MSETETTTRHYSATDIAAVLGLPEPTAEQQRVIEAPLEPALVVAGAGSGKTETMASRVVWLLANGHVRVPEILGLTFTRKAAGELGERIAKRIDLLTDKGLLDVALDPFDAPTVSTYNAFANAIFRDHALLVGRESESQLLGEASAWQLARSLVVRSDDDRLAEMGKSVDQITEAVLSLSHALGENVADAGEVARMAERFLDVASLPFTGRAHRPHVTRATGAVASLPALLDLATAFSAEKARRGFVEFSDQVALALEVCETDAAVVAEYRDRYRVILLDEYQDTSVVQTRLLARLFGGTAVMAVGDPHQSIYGFRGASAANLGRFPGDFGAGDQSSYTLSTSWRNPVRVLDAANVVVDELSRASLVEVGRLRPRPSAPEGHVEVAFPETLPEEAAAVAEWLERGLATTNDDGSKRTAALLFRSKKNVQVFAEALRARGVPFHVLGVGGLLSRPEIVDLVSCLRVLHDPAAGSELIRLLAGARWRVGLHDIKVLREVSSWLFQHDHAQQKLPDQVRERLRASVAAGEDGSIVDALDFVGAAPVTHSQLRGFSPEGLDRLRRLARQLASLRNRIGLDLVDLVALVQQEMLLDIEVAAVNGSLHGGAYLQAFDDEVAGYVATDENASLAGFLGWLSAAERRDDMGPRSEASEAGVVQLLTIHGAKGLEWQLVAVPRLVEGELPGTSRDGNGWVAFGELPYEFRGDASELPMLAWRGADDQNEFHEAVEVFRDELKRRHLAEERRLGYVALTRARDALLLTGSFWATQKRPRRPSAYLAELAEAGLIPAEALPEAPESDENPLAAEYRTPAWPFDPLGARRGVVHEAADAVRRALESGSREAGRWSDDIELLLRESAALRDRSGAVGLPQRIPASRFKDYVDDPAAVVASLRRPLPERPYRATRLGTLFHAWVESRFRPSGQIETLDASPFELDFDADDEGTAGSGAPALGLGDAPVDADDARRLAELQTTFEASEWADLEAVDVELEIHLPLGERTVICKIDAVFERDGGYQVVDWKTGKAPRDDRDLELKQLQLALYREAYSAYRGIDPERIDAVFYFVADDVILRPVHVSDRAELERLWAGVEGSGVASSGGASG, from the coding sequence GTGAGCGAGACCGAGACCACCACCAGGCACTACTCGGCGACCGACATCGCAGCCGTCCTCGGCCTGCCCGAGCCGACTGCCGAGCAGCAGAGGGTCATCGAGGCCCCGCTCGAACCCGCGCTCGTCGTCGCCGGAGCAGGCAGCGGCAAGACCGAGACGATGGCGAGCCGCGTCGTCTGGCTGCTCGCGAACGGGCACGTCCGGGTGCCCGAGATCCTGGGCCTGACTTTCACGCGCAAGGCGGCGGGCGAGCTCGGCGAGCGCATCGCGAAGCGCATCGATCTCCTGACCGACAAGGGGTTGCTCGACGTGGCTCTCGACCCGTTCGACGCGCCGACCGTCTCGACCTACAACGCCTTCGCCAACGCCATCTTCCGCGATCATGCGCTGCTCGTCGGCCGCGAGAGCGAGTCGCAGCTCCTCGGCGAGGCGTCTGCCTGGCAGCTGGCCCGCTCCCTCGTGGTGCGGAGCGACGACGACAGACTGGCCGAGATGGGCAAGTCGGTCGACCAGATCACCGAGGCCGTCCTGTCGCTGAGCCACGCTCTCGGCGAGAACGTCGCCGACGCGGGCGAGGTCGCGAGGATGGCCGAGCGCTTCCTCGACGTCGCGTCCCTGCCCTTCACCGGTCGGGCTCACCGCCCGCACGTCACCCGGGCGACCGGAGCCGTCGCGTCGCTGCCGGCGCTCCTCGACCTGGCCACCGCGTTCAGCGCCGAGAAGGCGCGGCGCGGCTTCGTCGAGTTCTCCGACCAGGTCGCTCTCGCGCTCGAGGTGTGCGAGACCGACGCGGCGGTGGTGGCCGAGTACCGAGACCGGTACCGCGTGATCCTGCTCGACGAGTACCAGGACACGAGCGTCGTGCAGACCCGCCTGCTGGCGCGGCTGTTCGGCGGCACGGCCGTGATGGCGGTCGGCGACCCGCACCAGTCGATCTACGGGTTCCGGGGAGCCAGCGCTGCGAACCTGGGCCGGTTCCCCGGCGACTTCGGGGCCGGCGACCAGTCGTCGTACACGCTGTCGACGAGCTGGCGGAACCCCGTCCGCGTCCTCGACGCGGCCAACGTCGTCGTCGACGAGCTCTCGCGGGCGTCCCTGGTCGAGGTCGGGCGCCTCCGGCCGCGTCCGTCCGCGCCGGAGGGCCACGTCGAGGTGGCGTTCCCCGAGACCCTGCCCGAGGAGGCCGCGGCCGTGGCCGAGTGGCTCGAGCGCGGCCTCGCCACGACGAACGACGACGGGTCGAAGCGGACCGCCGCTCTGCTGTTCCGCTCGAAGAAGAACGTGCAGGTCTTCGCCGAGGCGCTGCGTGCCCGGGGGGTGCCCTTCCACGTCCTGGGCGTCGGCGGGCTGCTGTCGCGACCCGAGATCGTCGACCTCGTCAGTTGCCTCCGGGTGCTGCACGATCCCGCCGCGGGTTCCGAGCTGATCCGGCTGCTGGCCGGTGCCCGGTGGCGCGTCGGGCTCCACGACATCAAGGTGCTCCGCGAGGTGTCGTCGTGGCTGTTCCAGCACGATCACGCGCAGCAGAAGCTCCCCGACCAGGTGCGCGAACGGCTCCGGGCGTCGGTGGCCGCCGGAGAGGACGGCTCCATCGTCGACGCGCTCGACTTCGTCGGTGCCGCTCCGGTCACGCACTCGCAGCTCCGCGGGTTCAGTCCCGAGGGGCTCGACCGGCTGCGCCGACTGGCGCGGCAGTTGGCATCGCTCCGCAACAGGATCGGCCTCGACCTCGTCGACCTCGTCGCGCTCGTGCAGCAGGAGATGCTCCTCGACATCGAGGTCGCGGCCGTCAACGGGTCGCTGCACGGCGGCGCCTATCTGCAGGCCTTCGACGACGAGGTCGCCGGCTATGTCGCGACCGACGAGAACGCGAGCCTGGCGGGGTTCCTCGGCTGGCTGTCGGCCGCCGAGCGGCGCGACGACATGGGCCCGCGCTCGGAGGCGAGCGAAGCAGGGGTCGTCCAGCTCCTGACGATCCACGGGGCGAAGGGGCTCGAGTGGCAGCTCGTCGCCGTGCCGCGCCTCGTGGAGGGCGAGCTCCCGGGAACCTCCCGCGACGGCAACGGCTGGGTGGCCTTCGGCGAGCTGCCCTACGAGTTCCGCGGCGACGCGTCCGAGCTCCCGATGCTGGCGTGGCGCGGCGCCGACGATCAGAACGAGTTCCACGAAGCCGTCGAGGTCTTCCGCGACGAGCTGAAGCGCCGGCACCTCGCCGAGGAGCGCCGGCTCGGCTACGTCGCTCTGACGCGCGCTCGCGACGCACTGCTCCTGACCGGCTCGTTCTGGGCCACGCAGAAGCGGCCGCGGCGACCGAGCGCCTACCTCGCCGAACTCGCCGAAGCCGGGCTCATCCCCGCCGAGGCGCTGCCTGAGGCGCCCGAGTCCGACGAGAACCCGCTCGCAGCGGAGTACCGCACGCCGGCCTGGCCCTTCGATCCGCTGGGCGCGCGCCGGGGAGTCGTCCACGAGGCGGCCGACGCGGTCAGGCGTGCCCTCGAGTCGGGCTCCCGCGAGGCCGGCCGCTGGTCGGACGACATCGAGCTGCTGCTGCGCGAGAGCGCGGCCCTCCGCGACCGCTCGGGCGCCGTCGGGCTGCCCCAGCGCATCCCCGCGTCTCGTTTCAAAGACTACGTCGACGATCCAGCGGCGGTCGTGGCCTCGCTCCGGCGCCCGCTCCCCGAGCGGCCGTACCGGGCGACCCGCCTCGGCACCCTCTTCCACGCCTGGGTCGAGTCGCGCTTCCGACCGAGCGGACAGATCGAGACCCTCGACGCCAGCCCCTTCGAGCTCGACTTCGACGCGGACGACGAGGGGACCGCCGGGTCGGGCGCTCCTGCTCTCGGTCTCGGTGACGCTCCGGTCGACGCCGACGACGCGAGGCGCCTGGCCGAGCTCCAGACGACCTTCGAGGCATCGGAGTGGGCCGACCTCGAGGCGGTCGACGTCGAGCTCGAGATCCACCTGCCGCTCGGCGAACGGACGGTCATCTGCAAGATCGACGCCGTCTTCGAGCGCGACGGCGGCTACCAGGTGGTCGACTGGAAGACCGGCAAGGCACCCCGCGACGACCGCGACCTCGAGCTGAAGCAGCTGCAGCTCGCGCTCTACCGGGAGGCCTACTCGGCCTACCGCGGGATCGACCCCGAGCGCATCGACGCCGTGTTCTACTTCGTGGCCGACGACGTGATCCTGCGCCCGGTGCACGTCAGCGACCGCGCCGAGCTCGAGCGGCTCTGGGCCGGCGTGGAGGGCTCTGGAGTCGCGTCGAGCGGCGGTGCGAGCGGCTGA
- a CDS encoding ATP-dependent DNA helicase yields MVTTASSTASSSPAVRPALRGPGSLDPSQRAVLALADGRSAAVIGAPGSGKTEALISFVLDRVHRRGWGPTSVMALTPTRATATALRDVLAARLDLPTPGPLARTIASLAFDITGHSARASSSAPPVLLTGGEQDAVIRDLLQGHLDDGTGPAWPENLGPAVRSLRGFRTELRELMMRATEHSVSTSLLRSLGVAAERPEWQAAADFIDEYREVVDGLRAGVLDSAELVDYAVAALDRGETSPLLEGLRVVVVDDAQEATESTLALLRALARRGIDIVAFGDPDLATNAFRGGSPDVLGRLGLRLDLPSVETVHLESVHRHGPAVRSFVRGISERIGAAGAGRQHAAGSTTDDDASLPPLLRIESDSPAHELAAVARSLREHHLFGGIPWSRMMVVVRNGALVPSVARSLQLAEVPTRTPIGGRAVRDEFGARHLLLAASVATGREPLTAEVATELLGGPLAGFDSLSLRRLRLALRAEELAGDGSRSADDLLVEALSGAGRFATIDARFAARAGRFSKSLEQARVDAAAGLSIEEVLWGLWERSGLADEWSGQSRGHGIVAAEADRHLDGVVALFTAAKRFVERTPEASAVVFLDAMLGADVPEDTLSPQALAESVLVCTPSAAIGAEVDVVVIARLQDGVWPNLRVRGGLLAPDALVEALENGPQAAAPGGAADTAVGRRAGVLSDELRILALAASRATRQVVLSCTSNDDESPSMFLRLVPPTAPVVDVRPPLSLRGLVGHLRNAQVAGRGPLDAADAAGGLARLAEAGVAGASPDEWYGLLEPSTTDDLVDLTDPGARVAVSPSSMGTFEECPLHWFVERFGGSASSTAMGLGTVIHDVMENAVEIDVESLWRGVEARWGELEFESDWIAASEKRRARAMTESLAAYLADFVASQATLLGAESGFELDVGQAALRGKIDRVERQADGSVVIVDLKTGKYAPSGSEAEKNPQLGSYQLALVDGALEAAPAGSPRGGAKLLFVAVRTARKAYSERVQAPFDDQAVDAFRERVRADAVGMAGRVFEARIDEHCLQRGGGSCRIHVVGEVTQ; encoded by the coding sequence GTGGTCACCACAGCATCCAGCACCGCGTCGTCCTCTCCGGCGGTCCGTCCTGCCCTCCGCGGGCCCGGGTCGCTCGACCCGTCGCAGCGGGCCGTCCTCGCGCTCGCCGACGGCCGCTCCGCCGCCGTCATCGGCGCGCCCGGCTCCGGCAAGACCGAGGCTCTGATCTCCTTCGTGCTCGACCGCGTGCACCGGCGGGGCTGGGGTCCGACCTCGGTCATGGCGCTGACGCCGACGCGGGCGACGGCGACCGCCCTCCGCGACGTCCTGGCGGCTCGACTCGACCTCCCGACGCCCGGGCCCCTCGCCCGGACCATCGCCTCGCTCGCCTTCGACATCACCGGCCACTCGGCTCGCGCGTCGTCGAGCGCTCCTCCCGTGCTCCTCACCGGCGGCGAGCAGGACGCCGTGATCCGCGACCTCCTGCAGGGCCACCTCGACGACGGCACCGGTCCGGCGTGGCCCGAGAACCTGGGGCCCGCCGTCCGCAGCCTGCGCGGGTTCCGCACCGAGCTCCGCGAGCTGATGATGCGGGCGACCGAGCACTCCGTCTCCACGTCCCTCCTGCGGAGCCTCGGCGTCGCCGCCGAGCGTCCCGAATGGCAGGCGGCCGCCGACTTCATCGACGAGTACCGCGAGGTCGTCGACGGTCTGCGGGCCGGCGTGCTCGACTCGGCCGAGCTCGTCGACTACGCCGTGGCCGCGCTCGACCGCGGCGAGACCTCGCCGCTGCTCGAGGGGCTCCGGGTCGTCGTCGTCGACGACGCCCAGGAGGCCACCGAGTCGACCCTCGCCCTCCTGCGTGCGCTCGCCCGGCGGGGCATCGACATCGTCGCCTTCGGCGACCCCGATCTCGCGACGAACGCGTTCCGAGGGGGCTCGCCCGACGTGCTCGGGCGGCTGGGCCTCCGCCTCGACCTCCCCTCCGTCGAGACCGTCCACCTCGAGTCCGTGCACCGGCACGGTCCTGCCGTGCGGTCGTTCGTCCGCGGCATCTCCGAGCGGATCGGCGCTGCGGGCGCGGGCCGCCAGCACGCCGCCGGCTCGACGACCGACGACGACGCCTCTCTGCCTCCGCTCCTCCGGATCGAGTCCGACAGCCCCGCGCACGAGCTCGCCGCCGTGGCGAGATCCCTCCGAGAGCACCACCTGTTCGGCGGCATCCCCTGGTCGAGGATGATGGTCGTGGTGCGGAACGGCGCCCTCGTCCCGAGCGTCGCCCGCTCGCTCCAGCTCGCGGAGGTGCCCACCCGCACCCCGATCGGCGGCCGCGCCGTCCGCGACGAGTTCGGGGCCCGGCATCTTCTCCTGGCCGCCTCGGTCGCCACGGGCCGCGAGCCGCTGACCGCGGAGGTCGCGACCGAGCTGCTCGGCGGCCCGCTGGCCGGTTTCGACTCGCTCTCCCTGCGTCGGCTGCGGCTGGCCCTCCGCGCTGAGGAGCTGGCCGGCGACGGGAGCCGCTCCGCCGACGACCTGCTCGTCGAGGCGCTCTCGGGGGCAGGCCGCTTCGCGACGATCGACGCCCGCTTCGCGGCGAGGGCGGGCCGGTTCTCGAAGAGCCTCGAGCAGGCGCGAGTCGACGCCGCCGCGGGTCTCAGCATCGAGGAGGTCCTCTGGGGGCTCTGGGAGCGGAGCGGCCTGGCCGACGAGTGGAGCGGGCAGTCCCGCGGCCACGGCATCGTCGCGGCCGAGGCCGACCGGCACCTCGACGGCGTCGTCGCCCTCTTCACGGCGGCCAAGCGCTTCGTCGAACGGACGCCCGAGGCGTCGGCCGTGGTCTTCCTCGACGCGATGCTCGGGGCGGACGTGCCCGAAGACACGCTGTCGCCGCAGGCGCTCGCCGAGTCCGTCCTCGTGTGCACGCCGTCCGCCGCGATCGGAGCCGAGGTCGACGTCGTCGTGATCGCGCGCCTCCAGGACGGCGTCTGGCCGAACCTGCGGGTCCGCGGCGGGCTGCTCGCGCCCGACGCCCTCGTCGAGGCGCTCGAGAACGGCCCGCAGGCGGCGGCGCCCGGGGGAGCGGCCGACACCGCGGTCGGGCGTCGCGCGGGCGTGCTGTCCGACGAGCTCCGGATCCTGGCGCTGGCCGCCTCCCGCGCCACGCGCCAGGTCGTCCTCTCGTGCACCTCCAACGACGACGAGTCGCCGTCGATGTTCCTGAGGCTGGTGCCGCCGACCGCCCCGGTCGTCGACGTCCGGCCGCCCCTGTCTCTCCGAGGTCTCGTCGGCCACCTCCGCAACGCCCAGGTCGCCGGCCGGGGTCCTCTCGACGCGGCGGACGCCGCCGGAGGCCTCGCCCGCCTGGCCGAGGCCGGTGTCGCCGGGGCGTCGCCTGACGAGTGGTACGGCCTCCTCGAGCCGTCGACCACCGACGACCTGGTCGACCTCACCGACCCCGGGGCCCGCGTGGCGGTCTCGCCGTCGTCGATGGGCACCTTCGAGGAGTGCCCGCTGCACTGGTTCGTCGAGAGGTTCGGCGGATCCGCCTCGAGCACCGCAATGGGGCTCGGCACCGTCATCCACGACGTGATGGAGAACGCCGTCGAGATCGACGTCGAGTCGCTCTGGCGCGGCGTCGAGGCCCGCTGGGGCGAGCTCGAGTTCGAGTCCGACTGGATCGCGGCGTCCGAGAAGAGGCGCGCCCGCGCCATGACCGAGAGCCTCGCGGCGTACCTCGCCGACTTCGTGGCCTCCCAGGCGACCCTCCTCGGCGCCGAGTCGGGCTTCGAGCTCGACGTCGGGCAGGCCGCCCTCCGAGGCAAGATCGACCGGGTCGAGCGTCAGGCCGACGGCAGCGTGGTCATCGTCGACCTCAAGACCGGCAAGTACGCCCCGTCCGGTTCCGAGGCGGAGAAGAACCCGCAGCTCGGCAGCTACCAGCTCGCTCTCGTCGACGGCGCGCTCGAGGCTGCTCCCGCCGGGTCGCCCCGCGGCGGTGCCAAGCTGCTGTTCGTCGCGGTGCGGACGGCCAGGAAGGCCTACTCCGAGCGGGTCCAGGCGCCCTTCGACGACCAGGCGGTCGACGCCTTCCGAGAGAGGGTCCGCGCCGACGCCGTCGGGATGGCCGGTCGCGTGTTCGAGGCCAGGATCGACGAGCACTGCCTGCAGAGGGGCGGCGGCAGCTGCCGGATCCACGTCGTCGGAGAGGTGACCCAGTGA
- a CDS encoding DUF3107 domain-containing protein, which produces MDIRIGIANSPREISFESAETPADVEKVVADALDGGKSYFTLKDTKGKVFLVPTAGLAYVEVGSEERGRVGFVS; this is translated from the coding sequence GTGGACATTCGCATCGGTATAGCCAACAGCCCCCGTGAGATCTCGTTCGAGTCGGCCGAGACGCCGGCCGACGTCGAGAAGGTCGTCGCCGACGCACTCGACGGCGGCAAGAGCTACTTCACCCTGAAAGACACCAAGGGCAAGGTCTTCCTGGTCCCCACCGCAGGCCTCGCCTACGTGGAGGTCGGCTCCGAGGAGCGCGGCCGCGTCGGCTTCGTCAGCTAG